In a single window of the Nitrospira sp. MA-1 genome:
- the rplR gene encoding 50S ribosomal protein L18, with amino-acid sequence MNILEKQKRLSKRSRRVRLRIVGLSSRPRLSVFRSNSHIYAQIIDDSAGRTLVSASSCDPGLKDKIKSGGNIEAAKMVGQAIAERAKAIPIELVVFDRGGRLYHGRVKALADAARSGGLKF; translated from the coding sequence GTGAATATACTTGAAAAACAAAAAAGATTAAGTAAACGAAGTAGGCGCGTCCGTTTGCGCATCGTGGGCTTGTCTTCCCGCCCACGATTAAGTGTATTTAGAAGTAATTCTCATATCTATGCCCAGATCATTGATGATTCGGCTGGGCGCACTTTGGTTTCTGCGTCATCCTGCGACCCTGGTTTAAAAGACAAGATAAAATCTGGTGGGAATATTGAAGCGGCGAAAATGGTTGGACAAGCAATCGCTGAACGGGCAAAAGCCATACCAATTGAACTAGTCGTCTTTGATAGAGGTGGAAGATTGTATCATGGTCGGGTAAAGGCTTTGGCAGATGCCGCGCGTTCCGGAGGACTGAAATTCTAA
- the rplO gene encoding 50S ribosomal protein L15 codes for MKLHDLHPSPGSKTKRKRLGRGPGSGLGKTSGKGHKGLLARSGRANQAGFEGGQMPLARRLPKRGFTNIFRIQYSVINIKDLVAQEKTTNFNPTVFNEIGLTKGRNQQIKILGSGEVDRPIVVEAHKFSDSAKQKIENAGGQAKVIGRA; via the coding sequence ATGAAGCTACACGATTTACATCCGTCTCCAGGATCAAAAACCAAGAGAAAACGCCTTGGCCGTGGGCCTGGTTCAGGTTTGGGAAAGACATCTGGAAAAGGGCATAAGGGGTTGTTGGCCCGTTCAGGTCGGGCTAATCAAGCTGGTTTCGAGGGAGGGCAAATGCCGCTTGCCCGAAGATTACCCAAACGTGGGTTTACAAACATTTTTCGGATTCAATATTCCGTAATAAATATTAAAGATTTGGTTGCTCAGGAAAAAACTACGAACTTTAACCCAACCGTATTTAATGAAATTGGGTTAACTAAAGGCCGAAACCAACAAATTAAAATACTTGGATCTGGTGAAGTCGACCGTCCTATAGTTGTTGAAGCACATAAATTTAGTGATTCTGCCAAACAAAAAATTGAGAATGCCGGGGGGCAAGCAAAGGTGATTGGCCGTGCTTGA
- the rpsC gene encoding 30S ribosomal protein S3 has protein sequence MGQKTHPYGFRLGYTRTWHSRWYAKKDYAKLLHQDLSIRDVVKKRLYHAGISSVEIERSGNQLKLIIHTARPGIIIGRKGAEVDKLKATLEKEYGNEVFVNVKEIKKPELDAQLVAENIATQLEKRVSFRRALKRSVASSLRLGALGIKVYCAGRLGGHEIARTEWYREGRVPLHTLRADVEYGFAEAKTAMGQIGVKAWIYKGDAQIPSLEKSEPSLGFL, from the coding sequence ATGGGTCAAAAGACGCACCCGTATGGATTCAGATTAGGTTATACCCGTACATGGCATTCGCGATGGTATGCAAAAAAGGACTATGCGAAGCTTCTTCACCAAGATTTGTCTATAAGGGACGTGGTTAAAAAGCGATTGTATCATGCCGGCATATCAAGTGTAGAGATTGAACGGTCAGGTAACCAGCTGAAATTAATTATTCATACTGCCCGTCCTGGAATTATCATTGGGAGGAAGGGCGCTGAAGTTGATAAATTGAAGGCCACGCTTGAAAAAGAATATGGCAATGAAGTTTTCGTAAACGTGAAGGAAATTAAAAAGCCGGAATTGGATGCGCAGTTGGTTGCGGAAAATATTGCTACCCAATTGGAAAAGCGTGTCTCTTTTCGGCGTGCATTGAAGCGTAGTGTTGCATCTTCCCTTCGACTTGGGGCTTTGGGAATTAAAGTGTACTGTGCTGGACGCCTGGGTGGACATGAGATTGCCAGAACGGAATGGTATCGGGAGGGTCGAGTACCCCTTCATACTCTTAGGGCCGACGTGGAATATGGATTTGCAGAAGCAAAAACCGCAATGGGTCAAATAGGAGTTAAGGCTTGGATTTATAAAGGGGATGCTCAGATTCCTTCTTTGGAAAAATCCGAGCCTTCCTTGGGTTTTTTATAA
- the rpsH gene encoding 30S ribosomal protein S8, protein MSMTDPLADLFVRIQNAGRRGHDLVKIPSSRVKKDILRIFKEEGFIRDYKAATGANGHPVIEVSLRYAPGRQKKSFITGIKRISKPGCRVYAGKEDLPRVMRGLGLAILTTDRGLLTDEQCRSSQVGGEILCHIW, encoded by the coding sequence ATGTCGATGACTGATCCTCTCGCAGATTTATTCGTGCGAATTCAAAATGCGGGACGCCGTGGACACGATTTGGTTAAAATCCCATCTTCTCGTGTTAAAAAAGATATACTAAGAATTTTCAAGGAAGAAGGATTTATTCGTGACTACAAGGCAGCTACGGGTGCTAATGGCCACCCGGTTATTGAAGTATCGCTTCGATATGCCCCTGGTAGACAAAAGAAGTCCTTCATAACTGGGATAAAAAGAATAAGTAAGCCTGGATGTAGAGTTTATGCTGGGAAAGAAGATCTGCCACGGGTAATGCGTGGATTGGGTTTGGCAATCTTGACCACTGACCGTGGGTTATTAACGGACGAGCAATGCCGGAGTTCCCAGGTTGGCGGTGAAATTCTGTGCCATATTTGGTAA
- the rpmD gene encoding 50S ribosomal protein L30, translated as MVTPTNLSITLKRSTIGHPDKMRVVLLGLGLRKIGQTVSRPDTAQVRGLIYKVRHLIEVAGS; from the coding sequence ATGGTGACACCAACCAATCTCTCAATTACATTAAAGCGAAGCACAATAGGCCATCCAGATAAGATGCGTGTGGTTTTATTGGGGCTTGGACTTAGGAAAATTGGACAGACGGTTAGCCGTCCGGATACAGCCCAAGTACGGGGTTTAATTTATAAAGTCAGGCATCTTATTGAGGTTGCAGGTTCATGA
- the rplE gene encoding 50S ribosomal protein L5, whose amino-acid sequence MMKSKSVTKQTAKTKEKAVGSSAIKPTDYVPRIKAMYQEKVIPAMMKEFGYQNPMQVPRVERIVLNIGMGEAVQNVKLLESAAAELEQISGQKPVLTRSKKAIAGFKLREGIPIGTKVTLRGARMHEFLDRLVSVALPRIRDFRGISPKAFDGRGNYTLGLKEQLAFPEIKYDDVASIHGMDITFVTTAQRNDEAKSLLTHLGMPFRKP is encoded by the coding sequence CTGATGAAATCAAAATCGGTTACGAAACAAACAGCTAAAACAAAAGAAAAAGCTGTAGGTTCTTCTGCTATTAAACCGACGGATTATGTTCCTAGGATTAAGGCGATGTACCAAGAAAAAGTCATTCCGGCTATGATGAAGGAATTTGGCTATCAAAATCCCATGCAGGTCCCTCGGGTTGAGCGGATTGTCTTAAATATTGGAATGGGAGAAGCCGTTCAAAATGTAAAGTTGTTAGAAAGTGCTGCTGCAGAACTTGAGCAAATTTCAGGACAAAAGCCTGTCCTGACTCGTTCAAAGAAGGCCATAGCTGGATTTAAATTGCGTGAAGGAATTCCGATCGGAACCAAGGTTACATTAAGGGGCGCAAGAATGCATGAGTTCTTGGACCGATTGGTATCCGTGGCTTTGCCGAGAATTCGGGATTTCCGTGGGATCTCACCAAAAGCTTTCGACGGACGAGGGAACTATACTCTGGGTTTAAAAGAACAGCTAGCATTTCCTGAAATTAAATATGACGATGTTGCATCAATACATGGTATGGATATTACGTTTGTTACCACCGCTCAACGGAATGATGAAGCCAAATCTTTATTGACCCACTTGGGAATGCCTTTTAGAAAACCCTAG
- the infA gene encoding translation initiation factor IF-1 yields MGKEDIIEVQGAVTETLPNAMFRVQLENGHRILAHISGKMRMHFIRILPGDKVTVELSPYDLTRGRITYRFK; encoded by the coding sequence ATGGGAAAAGAAGATATTATCGAGGTTCAAGGGGCAGTAACAGAAACTTTGCCGAATGCGATGTTTCGGGTTCAGTTAGAAAATGGACATAGGATATTAGCTCATATTTCTGGAAAGATGCGGATGCATTTTATTAGAATTTTGCCAGGAGATAAGGTGACAGTGGAATTATCTCCATATGACCTGACTCGTGGACGGATTACCTATCGGTTTAAATAG
- the rplN gene encoding 50S ribosomal protein L14 yields the protein MIQNYTYLDVADNSGAKNVMCFHVLGGTKRRYGSLGDIIVVAVKEAIPKASVKKGDVMKAVIVRTKKGRRREDGSHIKFDRNACVLVNAQGDPVGTRIFGPVARELRKKKYMKIISLAPEVI from the coding sequence ATGATACAAAATTATACCTATCTTGATGTTGCTGATAATTCAGGCGCGAAAAATGTCATGTGCTTTCATGTATTGGGTGGTACAAAGCGTCGGTATGGATCTTTGGGTGACATTATTGTTGTGGCAGTGAAAGAGGCAATTCCAAAGGCATCCGTTAAAAAGGGTGACGTGATGAAGGCTGTGATTGTGCGAACAAAAAAAGGCCGACGTCGAGAGGATGGTTCACACATTAAATTTGACCGGAATGCTTGTGTCTTAGTAAACGCTCAGGGAGACCCGGTTGGAACTCGTATCTTTGGACCGGTTGCAAGAGAGTTAAGAAAGAAGAAATATATGAAAATCATATCTCTGGCCCCAGAAGTCATTTAG
- the rplX gene encoding 50S ribosomal protein L24, with protein MSEKFRIKKGDMVMVIAGKERGKTGKVLQVQTKDARVTVEKLNILKRHTKPNAKNKQGGILEREGFIAISNVMAFCESAKKPSRIKMKTFDDGRKVRVYQKDSNEVLEKS; from the coding sequence ATGTCTGAAAAATTTCGAATAAAAAAAGGCGATATGGTTATGGTTATCGCTGGCAAGGAGCGTGGGAAGACGGGTAAGGTCCTCCAGGTCCAAACAAAAGATGCCAGAGTCACAGTTGAAAAGCTCAACATATTAAAACGTCATACAAAGCCCAACGCAAAAAACAAACAGGGTGGAATTCTTGAAAGGGAAGGTTTTATAGCCATTTCAAACGTCATGGCTTTCTGTGAATCCGCTAAGAAACCTTCTAGGATTAAAATGAAAACTTTTGATGATGGACGAAAAGTGCGTGTTTACCAAAAAGATTCAAACGAAGTTTTGGAAAAAAGCTGA
- the rplP gene encoding 50S ribosomal protein L16, with amino-acid sequence MLAPKRVKFRKVQKGRMRGKAYRGGEIAYGVFGLKAMEPGRITARQIEAARIAMTRHVKRGGRIWTRIFPDKPITKKPAEVRMGKGKGNPEYWVAPIKSGRILFEMDDVSQIVAEEALRLAGHKLPVATKFVIRGEIPVL; translated from the coding sequence ATGTTAGCTCCGAAAAGGGTAAAATTCAGAAAGGTTCAAAAAGGCCGAATGCGTGGGAAGGCCTACCGTGGGGGGGAAATCGCCTACGGGGTGTTTGGCCTTAAAGCCATGGAGCCCGGAAGAATTACTGCCAGGCAAATCGAAGCAGCTCGTATTGCTATGACCAGACATGTAAAAAGGGGTGGAAGGATTTGGACCAGAATATTCCCTGATAAACCCATTACGAAGAAACCTGCGGAAGTTCGAATGGGAAAAGGAAAGGGTAACCCTGAGTATTGGGTTGCACCTATAAAGTCTGGAAGAATTTTGTTTGAAATGGATGATGTTTCCCAAATCGTTGCGGAAGAGGCTTTGCGTTTAGCAGGACATAAGTTACCTGTGGCAACAAAGTTTGTTATTCGTGGCGAAATACCGGTTTTGTAG
- the rpsQ gene encoding 30S ribosomal protein S17, protein MTQTRAMPRSLTGKVVSNKMQKTVVVEVVRIERHSLYGKVMRKKTKIKAHDEINQCLIGDQVNIVYARPLSKSKHWRVAEVLTKRVTT, encoded by the coding sequence ATGACACAGACCAGGGCTATGCCTCGATCGCTTACGGGAAAAGTTGTCAGTAATAAAATGCAAAAGACCGTAGTGGTTGAAGTTGTTCGCATTGAGCGCCATTCTTTGTATGGGAAAGTTATGAGAAAAAAAACCAAGATAAAAGCTCATGACGAAATAAACCAATGCCTAATAGGTGATCAGGTTAATATTGTTTATGCGCGCCCTTTAAGCAAGAGCAAGCACTGGCGTGTTGCAGAGGTCTTAACTAAGCGAGTGACCACCTAG
- the rpmC gene encoding 50S ribosomal protein L29 — MEMDEIKNLEKIELLEKVNKLKQELFHFRSQLALGRMENPMRIRETRKNIARVQTVLRQKAT; from the coding sequence ATGGAAATGGACGAAATAAAAAATTTAGAAAAAATTGAATTGCTTGAAAAAGTAAATAAATTGAAACAAGAATTGTTTCATTTTAGGAGTCAATTGGCATTGGGGCGAATGGAAAACCCCATGAGAATACGTGAGACAAGAAAAAATATCGCCAGGGTTCAAACGGTTCTTCGCCAAAAAGCTACCTAG
- the rpsS gene encoding 30S ribosomal protein S19 encodes MPRSVHKGPFVDDHIAKKVEKAREGRESKVIKTWSRRSTIIPDMIGLTFAVHNGKKFIPVFITDNMVGHKLGEFAPTRFFKGHGHARSEKAVALK; translated from the coding sequence ATGCCAAGGTCAGTTCATAAAGGTCCATTTGTCGATGACCATATTGCTAAAAAAGTAGAAAAGGCCAGGGAAGGGAGAGAGTCCAAGGTAATAAAAACTTGGTCTCGCCGTTCGACAATTATTCCGGATATGATCGGTTTGACTTTTGCGGTCCATAATGGGAAAAAATTTATTCCGGTTTTTATTACCGACAATATGGTTGGCCATAAATTGGGTGAATTCGCTCCAACAAGATTTTTTAAAGGACATGGGCATGCCAGGAGTGAGAAGGCAGTTGCGCTAAAGTAG
- the rpsE gene encoding 30S ribosomal protein S5: MRVNVEELNLKDKPVVINRVAKVVKGGKRFSFSALVVVGDGDGWVGVGKGKATEVPSAIAKAVAHAKKNLIRIPLKSNTIPHEVHGYFGGEHIVLKPAKQGTGIIAGGAVRSLLEVAGAQNIVAKTLGRGNPFNAVRATIQGLSQLRDPHEVRELRRTAVGMED, from the coding sequence GTGAGGGTTAATGTTGAAGAGCTCAATTTAAAAGATAAGCCGGTTGTAATTAACCGAGTGGCCAAGGTAGTGAAAGGTGGAAAACGCTTTTCATTTTCGGCCTTGGTGGTTGTGGGTGATGGTGATGGTTGGGTGGGTGTGGGAAAAGGTAAAGCGACTGAAGTTCCATCTGCTATAGCTAAAGCCGTGGCTCATGCAAAAAAAAATCTTATCAGAATACCCCTTAAATCGAATACCATACCCCATGAGGTGCATGGATATTTTGGTGGGGAACACATTGTCTTAAAACCTGCCAAGCAGGGTACTGGGATCATTGCAGGAGGAGCAGTTCGCTCATTGTTGGAAGTGGCTGGTGCTCAGAATATCGTTGCGAAAACCCTAGGTCGTGGGAATCCTTTTAACGCAGTGAGAGCAACCATTCAAGGGTTGAGTCAACTCCGTGATCCACATGAAGTAAGAGAGTTGCGTCGAACCGCTGTCGGGATGGAAGATTAA
- the map gene encoding type I methionyl aminopeptidase, whose protein sequence is MIIIKTAEEIELIARAGKIVTHCHQLLVNAVRPGITTLELDRLTEECILEMGGIPAFKGYRNFPNSLCASINEEVVHGIPSRRELKEGDIIGLDVGAIVEGFYGDGAVTVSVGAVPEKIQLLIGVTREALLKGLEKAVVGNRLSDISFAIQTHVENHGYSVVRDFVGHGIGRQLHEEPQVPNYGRPGQGPRLKPGMALAIEPMVNLGGSAVKVLKDGWTAVTCDNSLSAHFEHTITIEANGAPRILTG, encoded by the coding sequence ATGATCATCATAAAAACGGCTGAGGAAATTGAACTCATTGCTCGTGCCGGGAAAATTGTAACTCATTGTCATCAATTGCTGGTAAATGCAGTGAGACCAGGTATAACTACCTTGGAATTAGATAGGCTTACAGAGGAATGTATTCTTGAAATGGGTGGAATTCCAGCTTTTAAAGGGTATAGAAATTTCCCCAATAGTCTTTGTGCATCTATTAACGAAGAAGTCGTTCATGGAATACCCTCAAGGCGTGAATTGAAAGAGGGAGATATCATCGGATTGGATGTGGGGGCCATTGTTGAGGGGTTTTATGGAGATGGAGCTGTGACAGTTTCGGTTGGGGCCGTTCCTGAAAAAATTCAATTATTGATTGGAGTCACTCGAGAAGCCCTACTTAAAGGACTCGAAAAGGCTGTTGTGGGTAATCGTCTTTCAGATATTTCTTTTGCCATTCAAACACATGTAGAAAATCATGGGTATTCGGTTGTGCGTGATTTTGTGGGCCATGGTATTGGGCGCCAGTTGCACGAAGAGCCTCAGGTTCCAAATTATGGAAGACCAGGACAGGGACCGCGTTTAAAGCCTGGGATGGCTCTTGCCATAGAGCCAATGGTTAATCTGGGAGGATCGGCGGTCAAAGTCTTGAAAGATGGATGGACGGCAGTCACTTGCGATAATTCACTTTCTGCCCACTTTGAACACACAATCACAATTGAAGCGAATGGTGCGCCTCGCATTTTAACAGGTTAG
- the secY gene encoding preprotein translocase subunit SecY translates to MLERLVTSIQNIFKIPELRSRVIFTLSMLAVYRIGAHVPTPGINNEELFKFLTERGGALMGFLDIFSGGALSRLTIFALGIMPYISASIILQLLTVVVPHLSKLAKEGERGRKTIIQYTRYGTILIALIQGFGIALGLEGMNDGAFVLDPGWPFRLMTVITLVAGTAFLMWLGEQITERGVGNGISLIIFSGIVASLPSAVVQTFDLYQVGQISLLLLLILGVVMLAVMGAIVFLESGRRKIAVQYAKRIVGRRVYGGQNTHIPLKINTAGVIPPIFASSIIAFPATIASFIQVPWVQSIGAQLAPGSLLYTMLYVGMIIFFCFFYTAVVLNPVDMADNMKKYGGFIPGVRPGQKTADFIYKVLTRITFAGAIYLAIVCVIPELLIYRLNMPFYFGGTSLLIVIGVGLDTAQQIENHMLMRNYEGFLGKGSLKGRSG, encoded by the coding sequence GTGCTTGAGCGGCTTGTCACGAGCATTCAAAATATTTTCAAAATTCCGGAGTTGCGTAGCCGGGTAATATTCACCTTGTCTATGCTTGCAGTATATCGAATCGGGGCTCATGTCCCCACACCCGGAATTAATAATGAAGAACTTTTCAAGTTTCTTACTGAACGAGGCGGAGCCCTCATGGGGTTCCTTGATATTTTTTCTGGAGGCGCATTATCGAGATTGACGATTTTCGCCTTGGGCATAATGCCCTATATTAGCGCCTCAATTATTTTACAGCTCCTTACGGTCGTTGTTCCGCATCTTTCGAAATTAGCAAAAGAAGGAGAACGAGGAAGAAAGACGATCATTCAGTATACCAGGTATGGCACGATCCTTATTGCCCTAATTCAAGGATTTGGTATTGCTCTTGGCCTTGAAGGCATGAATGATGGGGCATTTGTTCTTGACCCTGGTTGGCCTTTTCGTTTGATGACAGTGATTACGTTGGTAGCCGGAACGGCCTTTCTTATGTGGTTAGGAGAACAGATTACCGAACGCGGGGTGGGAAACGGAATTTCCCTTATAATTTTTTCAGGTATCGTTGCTAGTCTTCCAAGTGCGGTGGTTCAAACATTTGATCTATATCAGGTTGGTCAAATCAGCCTCCTCTTACTGCTAATCCTTGGGGTCGTGATGTTGGCAGTAATGGGGGCTATAGTGTTTCTGGAAAGCGGACGAAGAAAAATTGCGGTTCAATATGCCAAGCGAATAGTCGGGAGACGGGTTTATGGTGGGCAAAACACTCATATACCTTTGAAAATAAATACGGCTGGTGTGATCCCGCCAATTTTTGCTTCATCAATAATCGCATTTCCAGCCACGATAGCAAGTTTCATACAGGTGCCGTGGGTTCAAAGTATCGGTGCGCAATTAGCCCCGGGTTCTTTGTTGTATACGATGCTATACGTTGGAATGATTATCTTTTTCTGTTTTTTCTATACCGCTGTGGTTCTTAACCCTGTTGATATGGCAGACAACATGAAAAAATATGGGGGATTTATCCCTGGGGTAAGACCTGGACAAAAAACTGCGGACTTTATTTATAAGGTACTGACAAGGATTACTTTTGCTGGAGCAATTTATTTAGCAATTGTATGCGTTATTCCGGAACTTTTGATTTACAGACTAAATATGCCATTCTACTTTGGGGGTACCTCACTTTTGATTGTCATTGGAGTGGGTTTGGATACCGCCCAACAAATTGAAAATCATATGCTCATGCGGAATTATGAGGGCTTTCTTGGAAAAGGTTCCTTGAAGGGAAGAAGTGGTTAA
- the rplB gene encoding 50S ribosomal protein L2, whose product MPIKEYNPTSPGRRGMSAVTGEGLSRKRPLKSLTTSNSKSGGRNNAGRITSRFKGGGHKRLYRKIDFKRDKFKVVGKVAGLEYDPNRSARIALLYYADGEKRYILAPFGLKVGDSVQSGSGVDVRVGNAMPLMEMPLGIVVHNVELKPGKGAQLARSAGASAQVMGRDEGYVQIRLTSGEMRKILGTCMATIGQVGNTDHNNVTIGKAGRSRWLGRKPHQRGVVMNPVDHPHGGGEGKSGQGNPHPVSPWGQPTKGFKTRKPRNQSSRFIIAGRKKKSR is encoded by the coding sequence ATGCCAATAAAAGAATATAATCCAACATCACCTGGGCGAAGAGGAATGTCGGCAGTTACGGGTGAGGGGTTGTCGCGTAAAAGGCCTCTGAAATCCTTGACCACCTCTAATTCTAAGTCTGGTGGAAGGAATAACGCTGGGAGGATTACATCCCGATTTAAGGGTGGTGGACATAAGCGGCTTTATCGGAAAATTGATTTCAAACGTGACAAGTTTAAGGTTGTCGGTAAGGTTGCCGGTTTGGAGTATGACCCAAATCGTTCCGCTCGAATTGCACTGCTGTATTATGCAGATGGAGAGAAGCGCTATATTCTGGCTCCTTTTGGTTTAAAGGTGGGTGATTCAGTCCAGTCCGGTAGTGGAGTTGACGTGAGGGTTGGGAATGCGATGCCACTTATGGAAATGCCGCTTGGTATAGTGGTTCATAATGTTGAATTGAAGCCAGGGAAGGGTGCCCAGTTGGCTAGAAGTGCTGGGGCTTCTGCTCAGGTAATGGGCCGTGATGAAGGTTACGTCCAGATTAGATTAACGTCTGGTGAAATGAGAAAGATACTCGGAACATGTATGGCAACTATTGGCCAGGTGGGAAATACGGACCATAACAACGTAACTATTGGCAAAGCCGGCAGGTCACGATGGTTGGGACGTAAGCCTCATCAGCGTGGGGTTGTGATGAATCCGGTTGACCATCCGCATGGCGGTGGGGAGGGTAAGTCTGGTCAAGGTAATCCTCATCCCGTTTCACCGTGGGGGCAGCCTACCAAGGGTTTTAAGACTCGGAAGCCGCGAAATCAAAGCTCGCGTTTTATCATTGCAGGTAGAAAGAAAAAGTCCCGTTAA
- a CDS encoding type Z 30S ribosomal protein S14, producing the protein MSRLALKNKAKRKPKFTVRHYNRCALCGRVRGFLRRFLMCRICFRFLSLKGDIPGVTKSSW; encoded by the coding sequence GTGTCAAGGTTAGCATTAAAGAATAAGGCTAAGCGAAAGCCAAAATTCACAGTTCGCCACTATAATCGCTGCGCTCTTTGCGGCAGAGTGAGAGGTTTTTTGCGACGTTTCCTTATGTGTCGAATTTGTTTTCGTTTCCTTAGTTTGAAGGGTGATATCCCTGGTGTCACTAAATCTAGTTGGTAG
- the rplV gene encoding 50S ribosomal protein L22, whose protein sequence is MTEAKAILRHVRLAPRKARLMVDLVRGRNAAEALAILKYTPRSAARVVEQLLFSAVSNAGQKDLGDPENLKISRAYVDGAQIYKRFRPRSMGRANPIHKRTSHITIVVCPAN, encoded by the coding sequence ATGACTGAAGCTAAAGCAATTCTTCGACATGTAAGACTGGCTCCACGTAAAGCAAGGTTAATGGTTGATTTGGTGAGGGGAAGGAATGCGGCGGAAGCATTGGCCATATTGAAATATACGCCAAGGTCAGCTGCCAGGGTGGTTGAACAATTGCTCTTTTCTGCAGTTTCCAACGCTGGGCAGAAAGATTTAGGTGACCCGGAAAATCTTAAAATTTCGAGGGCTTATGTGGATGGTGCTCAAATTTACAAACGGTTTCGCCCGCGATCAATGGGAAGGGCTAACCCTATTCATAAGCGAACAAGTCATATAACGATCGTTGTATGTCCAGCTAATTGA
- a CDS encoding adenylate kinase, with amino-acid sequence MRVIFLGPPGVGKGTQAEFIAKKFGIQKLSTGDLLRESVDRGTTLGKEAKHFMERGELVPDNVVIGLVEEKLASSECRDGFLLDGFPRTVAQADKLSTFLGGNGEAIDRVVYFSLPESDIIERISGRRSCPKCKAVYHLKSIPPKKNGVCNECEVPLIQRNDDKPETIQSRLVVYQKQTEPLIQYYKDRGILSELDGSGVVSTVQDRLVALLTQSR; translated from the coding sequence ATGAGGGTGATATTTCTTGGTCCTCCAGGAGTTGGAAAAGGTACCCAAGCCGAATTTATTGCAAAAAAATTCGGGATTCAAAAACTTTCGACCGGAGATTTGCTTAGGGAAAGCGTTGATCGTGGTACAACGCTTGGAAAAGAAGCTAAGCATTTCATGGAACGTGGGGAATTAGTTCCCGATAATGTAGTAATTGGTTTGGTTGAAGAAAAATTGGCATCTTCAGAGTGCCGTGATGGTTTTCTGTTAGATGGATTTCCTCGAACGGTAGCCCAAGCAGATAAATTGTCAACGTTTTTGGGAGGGAATGGAGAGGCCATTGATCGTGTTGTATATTTTTCTCTTCCAGAATCTGACATAATCGAACGAATAAGTGGAAGAAGGAGTTGCCCAAAATGTAAGGCAGTATATCACCTCAAGTCCATACCACCAAAAAAAAATGGGGTATGCAATGAATGTGAAGTGCCACTTATCCAACGAAATGATGATAAACCGGAAACTATTCAATCCAGATTGGTTGTATATCAAAAGCAAACAGAGCCCTTAATCCAATATTATAAGGACCGGGGAATTCTTTCAGAATTGGATGGGTCAGGGGTAGTTTCTACGGTTCAGGATAGATTGGTAGCTCTCCTTACCCAGTCAAGATAG
- the rplF gene encoding 50S ribosomal protein L6, translated as MSRIGRKPISIPKGVEVRVLDGNVLVKGPLGELQWNLNPGIQISIENEEVSLTRNSDSAKLKALHGLTRAELANQVKGVKEGFQENLEVMGVGYRAQIQGKELSFSVGYAHPVSMGLPKGVEASVDKQTSISLKGIDKRMVSLVAAQIRGMKVPDVYKQKGIKYVGEILRKKAGKAGKK; from the coding sequence ATGTCGAGGATTGGAAGAAAGCCGATATCAATTCCAAAGGGCGTGGAAGTGCGCGTCCTTGATGGAAACGTTTTGGTGAAGGGACCGCTCGGTGAGTTGCAATGGAACCTAAACCCAGGAATACAAATCAGTATCGAAAATGAGGAAGTTTCCTTAACCCGGAATAGCGATTCGGCAAAACTCAAGGCCTTGCATGGACTAACAAGGGCTGAACTCGCAAATCAGGTAAAGGGGGTGAAGGAGGGTTTTCAGGAAAACCTAGAAGTGATGGGGGTTGGATACCGTGCCCAAATTCAAGGAAAAGAATTGAGCTTTTCCGTAGGATATGCTCATCCCGTATCAATGGGATTGCCAAAAGGGGTAGAGGCGTCTGTTGACAAACAAACTTCGATTTCTCTTAAGGGTATTGATAAACGAATGGTTAGCTTGGTTGCAGCTCAAATCAGAGGTATGAAGGTTCCTGATGTGTACAAGCAAAAAGGTATAAAGTATGTTGGTGAAATACTTCGTAAAAAAGCTGGCAAAGCCGGTAAAAAGTAG